The Streptomyces sp. NBC_01298 genome contains the following window.
TGGTGTTGAGCAGGAGGTGCTCGGCGTGGGTGAACGGACGCCCGTCGCGATGGTAGGGGCGCTGGGGGTCGTCGAGGTGGCCGTACCAGTCGACGTCGGTGAAGAGGACGACGACGTCGGGGCGGATGGAAGGCTGGGGCATGGGTGGGTTCCTTCTGTGGTGTCGTGTGATCGGTTTGCGGTGGGATCGGTTCGGGGCGGTGTCCGTGGGGGCGAAGGGCTTTCACACCGGGGGTGTGGGGCGGCTGCTGTGCGGGTGACGCCTGCTGACGGCCCTGACCGATGGGTGGTCGAGCCCATCGGCCAGGTGGCGTCCCCTGCCGGATCGCCGTGATCAGTGCCGACGAGTGGCTTCGTTCGCTGCCCTGTTCGCGGGTTGCGCAGGTGTCGAGGACGGGGTCCTGTGCTTGCCTCGGGCGGGTGTGGCGTGGACGTTTCCGGGGTCGGCGGGCAGGTGGGCGAGGCGGCGCAGGCGCCAGGTGAGGACGTCGCTGATCGAGGTGGCGCTGTCCAGTTCTCGGTGCTGGGTGGCTTCGGTGAGCAGGGTGGTCGGATCGTGGCCGGCGGCGTGGGTGTCGGCGAGGGTGGCTGCCAGCGCGGGCCAGCCGGGCTCGGCCAGGACCTGTTCGGTGAGGTCGGGGACCACCTGGTGCAGAACGGCCGCTTGCCGGTGCTGCAAGGGCTGCGGCAGGAGGCGGCCTCGCTGGCGGAGCACAGCTATGGGCTGTGCGGCGGCGGCCTGGTAGGCGGCGCGCAGGTGCTCGGCGGCCTGTCGTGCGGCTTCGGCCTGCTGGGCGTGGTGCTTCTTGGCGTGCCAGTTCGCCGCTGCGGTGGCGAGGAAGAACGCCATGTCGATGAGCATGGCCGTGGTGGCGCCGTCTTCTCCGCGGCCGAGGGCCGGTCCGCTGTGGACGAGGTCCCGGGCAGCCTGCCGCAGGGCGCGGTCATGCCCGCGAGCGGCTCTCACGTGGGACCGGGTGGCCCGCTCGAACGAGGAGGCCGCGTCCCGCAGCTCCTTTCGGGTGTGCGCGGCGGAGGACTTGGCGAGCGCGTCGAGCACCTCCCCCATGGCTGCGATCTGCCCCGCGATCAGGCCGTCGTCGCCGCCGTTGTCGATGACGAGCAGCGCCTGCCAGGCGGCAGCGGTGGCGCGGCGTCGTGCGGACGCGGCGCCGGTCACCGGCGGCAGCGCGGGACGGTCCTGGTCGCTGCTGCCGTCGGCGGTCTCCGCCGGGGTGGTCCAGCGTTCACGCATGCGGGGCAGGGACAGGTCCGGGGCGAGCTTCGACCCGGAGAAGTAGATGGGTTCGCCGCTCTTGTTGCGGTCGTCGGGCAGGGCGACGGTGTAGCCGAGGACATCCCCGGACGGCGCCTTCCGCTGCCGTACGAGGAGGCCGGCGGAGGCGAGGCGGTCGAAGAACTCCTCTTCGCCCTGGGCGCCGGCCACGGCACGGCGGACGGTCTCGCGCAGTTCCTCCCTCGGGGTGCGTTCCCGCTGGTTGCGGTCGGCTTTGTGGCGTTCGGCGCTGGTGGGCCGCTGGGCGGCGGTCCCGTCACCGGTGCTGAGGCGGCGCAGGCCGTAGTCGGCTTCGATGAGACGGGCTTCGGCCTGGGAACGTTTGGCTTCGTTGTGCCGGCGGGGCCGGCGGCCGTCCTCGCGAACGATGGTGGCGATGATGTGGATGTGGTCGTCGGCGTGCCTGACGGCCGCCCAGCGGCAGGCGGCGGTGTCGCCCTCGGGGGCTATGCCGGTGGCGGCGACCATCCGGCGGGCAATATCGCCCCACTGCTCGTCGGTGAGCATCGGGTCCTCTGGCGCGGCGCGTACGGACAGGTGCCACACGTGCTCGGTGGGGCGCCGCGACTCGGGCAGGGCTTCGACGGGCTGGTCGAGGAGCCCTTGCAGGTCCTCGTAAGTGGCGGCTGGGTCGCGGCCGGGGTCGGGGACGAGGCCGTCCCAGGCGGCGACGAGGTGGGGGTCGGTGTGCTCTTCGTGGGTGCCGGGGCCGTAGAGGTAGCGGATCAGGCCGATGGTGCGGCTGCCCATCTTGTGGACGCGGGGGATCATCCGGTGGGAGCCTCCGTCTCCAGGTAGCGCTGGGTGAAGTCCTCCACCCGCTGGGCGGTCCGCTGGACAGCGTCGAGGACCGCCTTGGCGTGCGGGGCGTCGGCGCCGGAGTTCAGGACGGTGGCGACCTGGTTCAGGTTGTTGCCGATGGGGCCGAGGGCCCGGCGCAGCGCGAACAGCTCGCTGACGATCTCCCGGCGGGTGGCGATCTCGGCTTCGGTGCGGTCGAGATCGCGCGCGGCGTTCAGTGCGGCGTGGGCGAGGAAGCCGGCGACGCTCATGCGGCAGGCCGAAGCCGCGTGGACGAGGAGCTGGTACTCGGCGTCGTTCATGCGGCAGCTGGGCTGGTGCATGCGCTTGTTCTCGGCGCGCAGGCGTTCACGCTGGCGCACGTGCGACGTCGGTGCGGCGTGAGTGCAGCGCGCAGTGTGGCAGGTGTGCTGTCCGTCCCTGCCCGGGTGCGGTCCGCCCTCGGCCGCATCCCGAAGGACCGGCGCCCCCTGGTGCCGGTCCTCCCCCGCCACCCCTGGGGCGGGGGAGCCCAGAGCATTGCTCCCAACGGGAGCAATGCTCTGGGTACAACTTGCTCCTCCTGGTGCCTGGGTGGTGGATGACTGCTGCTGGGGCGTGACGGGTTCGTGGCGCGAGTCGTGCATGGGTCTCCTGTCGGGGTTGCGGGAGGGTGAGCGGTTGGCGAGGTGGTCGTCAGCTGGGGCGGGAGGCCTTCAGTTCGGCCTTGACCGCGCGGACGACGGCACCGGCGTCGTCGCTGGCGACGGTGTACCCGTCGCCCCGTACGACCTGCTCCAGAAAGTCGCGGGACAGCCGGCCTTGCTCCTCATGGAGACGGTGGGCGTAGTCGCGAAGGACATCGTGGGAGGCGCGGGCTTTGCGGCTCGGCCGCTTCGGCTTCGAGGTAGAGCGCTTGCCCGGTGGGGTACCGGAGCCGCTGCCCGTGGGCGGCGCAGCCGTCTCTTGCGGGCGGGCTGTCGGCGCCGGGTCGGAGCGGGCGGTGGGATTCGGGCGGGCGGACTGTGAGAGGGCGCCCGCGTGGGGTTCCTCATCGCCCGGGTCTGATGGGTGCGGGCGGGGTCGGTCTCCTGCCCGCCCGTTGCCTTCCGCCCGCCCGTCGGCGCCCGCCCGGGAATGGTCGGGCGGCGCTGCGGGCGGGCTGACGGGCTGCCCGGCGGGCGTGGTCCAGCGACCGGGCAGGTCGATGGTGGCCAGGGCTGCTGCTTGGCGGCGGGTCGCGAGCTGGCGCAGCAGCTGCTCGTTGCGGCCCGGGTCGGCGTCGATGCCGGAGCGGGCGAGAGCCTTGGATAGACGGCGCACAGTGCGCTGGCCCGCCCGCCGGGTGCGGTGCTCGGGCGGCATCTCGGCGAGGCGGGCGGCCAGGGTGACGGCCCGCTCCATGGCCCGGTCGCGGATGATCTGGGCGGCGCCCTGGTCCTGCTCGACGATCCCCAGACGGGCGAGCAGCCGCTCACGGGCCTGCCGTGTGAGGACCGCGGCGAGTCCACGGGATGCGGCGTCGGGGGTGCGCTGGCGGAGCTCGATGCCCATGGCCAGGTGCCACAGCACGGCCGCCATCACCGGGCCGGTGAACGCGCGCACGGTGCCGCCGACCGGGCCCGACTCGGCATAGGCGGGGATGGTCTGCATTGCGGTGATCACCCAGACCAGGATTCCCGGCAGGCCGGCTGCCTGCCTCGGTCCGTGCAGGTTCTGGCGAGCCATCAGCGCCAACGCGAACAGCGCGAGTTCTGCGGCGGCGAACATCACGGTGCGCTCGGTGGTGTTGCGCATGTCGAGGTAGTGGGCGGCGAACCGCCAGCTGGTGTCCGCGCTGTAAGCGGTACACACGAGCGCCGCCGCGGCGGCCGTAACGGCTGCGGCCGAGAGGCGCCGTGTCCGATCGCGGGGGCGGCGTTCGCTGCGTCGGGCGATCAGGCCCACCCCCAGTGCGCAGGCGGCGGCCAGCACGGACAGAGGCAGGAGCAGATCACCGGCGAACGGGAGCGCGGCGGTGGCGAGCGAGTCGGCTATGGCAGGCGGCATGGACGGGACTACTCCGAAGGATGGTGAGGAGGCGATCACGGACCGGGCCTACGTCTGGGCGGCCTTCACCAGGGGCCCACGCGGGTGGGCTGGTCGAGAGGCAGGCGCCCGTGCAGAGGGGCGGGTGCTGGGGGCGCTTACGCTTCCCCCTCCCTAAAGAGGGGGAAGCACGTAAGCGCTTTGGGGCGGACGAGCCGTTCGTTCGGCCGTACGCGTCTGACCTGCTGTTTTGTGGGATTCGTACGCGGTGGAAGCGGCCCGTAGGCGCCTTTGGTCGGCCGGTGCGCCTACGGGGGCGCGTACGCGGTTTCCTGGGTCAGGACACGGCGGTCATATGGCGGGCGGTGGCGTGCCAGCGGGTGGCCTGGCCGCCCCCGGTGCCGCCGCCCGCGCCGGTGTCCTGGGTGGCGTGGCCGCTCTTGGCCAGGGTCTCCAGCCGGCGCCGGGCCTTGGCGATGTCCGCCGGGCTGGGCTTGGCCTCCCCGGTCGTCTGCGCGGCGAGCTGGCGGGCGGTCAGCCCGTGGGCACCTGCTTGGCGCAGCAGGGTGAGCGGGTCGAGGCTGGTGTCGACGTGGGAGAGGCCGCGGGCGTGGTCGTGGAGGACCGGGAACGGGCCGATCTCATCGTCGACGGTCTTGAGCTGGTGGAAGTGGACCACCGGGTCGCCCGCCGCGCCGCTGAGGAAGAGGACGCTTCCGGCGCCGGCGGTGAACCAGGCCGACCCGTAGACCTGGTCCAGGACCGGGCGCTGTGTACGGGAGGCGTCGGCGCTCTGCTTGCGCTGGTGGTGCAGTTCCAGCAGCTCGACGCCGTCGCGCAGCAGCTGTTGGCGGGCGTTGTTGTAGGCGAGCCCGGCTTCGTCGTCGGTGAGCTTGCCGACCACGTCCTTGAGGCTGTCGATCACGACAGTGTCCGCGCCGTGCTCGGCGGCCAGCTCCGCGAGGAGCTGGGGCTCGGTGTTAAGCGAGGCGGGTAGCGGCCCGGCCCAGAAGACCAGGCGCTCGCCCAGGATGTGCCGGTCGGGCTGGTGCACGATGCGCTTGAAGGCGCGGGCGAGCTGGCTGGGCCGGTCCGCCGCGATGTAGAGGACCTTCTCGCCCTCCTGGACCGGCATCTCCAGGACCGCGCTGAGCAGGCCGAGACGGGCCAGGACGATCTGCTGGGCGATGGTGGACTTCCCCACGCCGGGCGGGCCGACCAGCATCAGGCTCTCGCCCGACGCCCAGGCCGCCTTCCCAGCAGTACCCCACAAGGGGGTGGCGCAGGCCGGGGTTTCGGTGACGAAGGACCAGCCGTCGTGGGCGTAGCGCTGAAGCCGGCCGCCCAAACTTTGGCGAGCGCGGTCGGCGGCGTCGTTCAGCGAGGCGGTCAGCAGCCCGCGAACCTCGACAGGGTCGGCTCCGGGTGCGGTGGCACCCTGGAGGACCCGCACCGCCGTGGCCTGCAGGACCCGCAGGTCGGCGTGGTGGCGCAC
Protein-coding sequences here:
- a CDS encoding plasmid mobilization protein; translated protein: MRQRERLRAENKRMHQPSCRMNDAEYQLLVHAASACRMSVAGFLAHAALNAARDLDRTEAEIATRREIVSELFALRRALGPIGNNLNQVATVLNSGADAPHAKAVLDAVQRTAQRVEDFTQRYLETEAPTG
- a CDS encoding DnaB-like helicase N-terminal domain-containing protein, whose translation is MPQGTTLRPETASPQTSAAQAPGWRDLPTPPHDAEAEQAVLGACMFHSAVIDAVRQVLEPGDFFRPAHTTIWHALLELRKQQAPTDAIALTHQLRTTGDLTRVGGPPYLHTLASYAATGSAEYYADIVRHHADLRVLQATAVRVLQGATAPGADPVEVRGLLTASLNDAADRARQSLGGRLQRYAHDGWSFVTETPACATPLWGTAGKAAWASGESLMLVGPPGVGKSTIAQQIVLARLGLLSAVLEMPVQEGEKVLYIAADRPSQLARAFKRIVHQPDRHILGERLVFWAGPLPASLNTEPQLLAELAAEHGADTVVIDSLKDVVGKLTDDEAGLAYNNARQQLLRDGVELLELHHQRKQSADASRTQRPVLDQVYGSAWFTAGAGSVLFLSGAAGDPVVHFHQLKTVDDEIGPFPVLHDHARGLSHVDTSLDPLTLLRQAGAHGLTARQLAAQTTGEAKPSPADIAKARRRLETLAKSGHATQDTGAGGGTGGGQATRWHATARHMTAVS
- a CDS encoding relaxase/mobilization nuclease domain-containing protein, with the translated sequence MIPRVHKMGSRTIGLIRYLYGPGTHEEHTDPHLVAAWDGLVPDPGRDPAATYEDLQGLLDQPVEALPESRRPTEHVWHLSVRAAPEDPMLTDEQWGDIARRMVAATGIAPEGDTAACRWAAVRHADDHIHIIATIVREDGRRPRRHNEAKRSQAEARLIEADYGLRRLSTGDGTAAQRPTSAERHKADRNQRERTPREELRETVRRAVAGAQGEEEFFDRLASAGLLVRQRKAPSGDVLGYTVALPDDRNKSGEPIYFSGSKLAPDLSLPRMRERWTTPAETADGSSDQDRPALPPVTGAASARRRATAAAWQALLVIDNGGDDGLIAGQIAAMGEVLDALAKSSAAHTRKELRDAASSFERATRSHVRAARGHDRALRQAARDLVHSGPALGRGEDGATTAMLIDMAFFLATAAANWHAKKHHAQQAEAARQAAEHLRAAYQAAAAQPIAVLRQRGRLLPQPLQHRQAAVLHQVVPDLTEQVLAEPGWPALAATLADTHAAGHDPTTLLTEATQHRELDSATSISDVLTWRLRRLAHLPADPGNVHATPARGKHRTPSSTPAQPANRAANEATRRH